Below is a genomic region from Populus trichocarpa isolate Nisqually-1 chromosome 15, P.trichocarpa_v4.1, whole genome shotgun sequence.
AATATGCTTACAATATTGATTGAAGTGCTTTCCTTCTATatgaattgaactttttttgataaaaaagattgaagttcTTGTGGCAGACAAAAGCCAGATTTATGatacttgaatttgatttaatacaTTTGCTATCAATAGCAAGAAAAACaggttttcaaaaattattctttaatcaTGAGACAATAACAGATCTTATTAATAtatgttcatatttttatcaccATACTACTCAGCTATGACTTCCCCATCAAGCATTGTAACCAAAGTAGAGTTTTGCTGCCAAGGTTTTGGCTAGAAAGGCTTTAATTGTTTGCTGCCATCATTTTATGTTGCTTTCAGCAGCTGAATGGAAAGTAAATGTTCACATTTTTTGCCGATGCAATGTAGATCTTTACTGATGCTGGTCAGTACGTGATAAGATTCGGGAGTTCAGATCCCAACTTGAAAACTGGCCCTGCTAGAACGGTAAAATAGCAAACTGATCTCACTATACTCTTAATATGTTTGTCTAATACCCAATTTTCATTTTATGCTTTTTTGTCTGTGCTTGTTATTCCTTTTCTTCCACAGATTCAAGAGTTGGAAGTAACCCGTCCACTGACTCTGGCAGAGAGAGCTGTAGCTGTTGCTCTTGCTATTTCATTGGATAATGATTACTTCTCAAGACATGGTGGCTTGTAAGCTTGTTTGCTGAATTTTTACAGGGACTCATTTTATATATGTGCATTCTGTTCTCTTCATAACAGCAAGATAATCtggattttataaatttctGGTTTGATTATCTTCAAGCTCAGCTACTCTGATCCATTCCCTtgcctccttttttattttggcatTCCTATTGAAATTCAACTTTGTTTTCTGCCTTGATAacgcaatttttattttgtgaccttgctttgaatatatattgatgaccctttttttttggtgtcagTGGACTTCCTTTTGTTGAAGTTGGCGAGTAGATTCGAGCGTGTTATAATTACTGAAACGTTATGGTTGCTTTCCAATTTATGTAGCATGAGGGTTCATTGACTAAGACCAAGGAACTTGGAAGCTCCTTCAAGGATTTCTAGCAGAGATCTCCGCTCTTGTTCTCTGTCATTTCAGCGTGTTTATGATTGGAACTACCCATAATAGTGAGTGATCTCTGTAGCCTGTGCTGTGAGAATGTATTTGACTGTTAAGACCTCTAATCTGTTGAATGAGGACAGTTTTGGGGGTATATTTTCATGCGGTTTCCCCGcactgtctctctctctctttttaatttctcttcttttcaaatGATGGATACTCTTGTCCATGCATCTTGCTGTTGATGCTTAACAAATTAGGAGTCTGTCTCCCTCTCTTTTTAATTACACCACCCACCATTCTTTCAGTGAATCTTTTCTTGTTGCGAGTGTGCtcacctttttctttgttttttttccttctttttgataaaaaagcTGTTATTTTGGTGATGAACTGACGAGGATATAACTGATACCGAGTACCTTCTAACTTTGTTCTTTCATTGTATTTTCATGGCAATTTAGTTTTAGTAGAAAATCTGGAGAAGTTTTTCCTTGAGTGCACTTATAGCTGGCCGGCATTCGAAGTAAAATGGCTAAAGCAGGGCTGCAGGGGGCATGGCTCTCAGTGCATCTAATCATTGCCAAAATGAACTAGcgatcaaaaatattttcacttaaatggaattttaattaattaaattttattttcttaatatgcAGGATATTTTCCCTATAATTTTTCCtttgtttaattttctatttgtttttttttttttttgcgtaaTCTCCCGTATAATTTTTTAGTCCCCACTCTTTTCAGTCCAttgttctctctttcttcttatttCACTCTCCAAActcccttttttattattatttatattactatcataataaaataattaaattctgaaaattaaataatcagGGGGGTTAAAATGAGTTTTGACATTGTACATGGATATTTGCTATACATAAACTGATTGACATGTAAATAATGTATTGACAACGTATTGTAAaatgtttatgttattatttttagagataTATTGGACATTATTATCCATGTCAAATTATCATgtaatatttttcagaaaataagaaaaaattaaaattaaaatgactgTAGAAGAAGTTAAACGAGGATCCCCTAGGTTATGAGTTCAGATCGAGCATTTTAAACATTAAATAGtgtattttggttttgattttttcaaaaaaaaattcaaatttagtcTTCActcacttgatttttatttttattttagactaTTTTGTGAATTTGTTGATTTAGGAATTATCAATTTTTCCctttagtttaatattttgaCTTGGGCCCTCAatgttttaattcttaatttttatttttagttttttttatcaaattttaatttgtttttaactttatcttttgatctataatcttgattttttttttattttatcacccGAGTTTgctagtattttgtttttattttttttattcattaatttttttttattttatctatcatTGTTTTCATTATTGGGAATTGATagccataatttttttctagttctcTTTTTGTGATGTAGAgtcattaaatgtttttttttaaacacatttacAATGCTTAAATACAGtcttattatgttaaaaaaaaatagctcaagCCCTCAGTAAAACATGGACAAACTAGCTTGAGGGTAAATGAGAGTGTAataaaggttattttttaaaatattttttatttagaaatacatcaaaataatttaaaaatactaaaaaatatataaattttaaaaaataaaataaaaattattttttttaaaatacaaaaacaaataacatcagTGTATTAAATACGTGAGGATAATAAACTGTCAGTGTAAGATTTACGAGAGTCATTATTAATGGAGTAAAAAGCTTGTAGCTGCTTTGCTCTCAATAAAATGTGAGGGAAGCTGACCTTGTGATTGCCTCTCTAACAAGCTTGTAAACTTGAGCTCTTTTTTCAAAACCATTTATCTCCATGCCACGTTGCTTTACATCACTATTaaagtttgtttgattttatattttaaaaaaaattaaaaattgttttcttaattaatatttttttatattttcagatattttgatatatatttatatcaaaaataatttttaaaaataaaaaaatattattttaatatatatctaaacaaaaaaataaacactttgaAAATCTCTGTCAAAATCACGCTTTTGACTAGCTCTGTCTTTACATCACCATTTATCTCCACGCCAAGACCCCAAGTGGTGCAAGCAAACCAGCAGTTGTTTGCTGCTCCTCGAAATTGGCCAACAAAGAAATGCAGCTCCACATCCCAGCATCGAACCTCCTAAGATGGGTGCGTTAACATCTGCTCTTGCGGACTTCAACTTGCTAACATGCCTCAATCCTTTTCTGCAAGAAATTCAGGTGGCATAAATATTGTCTACTCACAACCATAAATATCAGAACTTGTTATACATAAGAAAGCTTTTGTTTTCGGTAATTGGCCAGACCCCAAGCCAGTTCTAGCATTTGCTATGGTGTTAGTACGGTGATGGTTCTTTTGAATCAAGCCATCCAGAAGCCTGATTGTTCTTTCTATAGATTTGAACCAATATAGTTCAGCCAAGTTGGAAAGAGAGTGATTGGTATATGTGTTATCAACGGGTTCTCTTTGCctcgatttcttcttcttctcggCAGCGTGGTGCTGTAGCCCCTGAAACTGCCTTAGCTGCCATTTCACCAACTTCTGCCCGAGCTTGTTCTCTTGTGAATTTTCTTATGAGTTCACTAACTCTATCAAACGTTATGAGTTCACAGCATGGAACAAAACATGAaacaaaaacatagtttgagGGCTTGTTTCTCTAGCTCTCGTTACCGAAGATTGATCAGAATCAACAATTCAAAACCTATAGAATCATTAGTTGGCAAATACACAGCCAACCACAACGAACGTGGGTCAAAAGACCACAAATCAGAAATGTGGAAGGAAGAAAGCATTTGCTATGGTTGCCATCATGCTGGCAACCCGATCACTTGTAGTTTTGAAAACATTTCTTAATGGCTAGTAAATTCCAAACACCACGGGGGAAAACCTCCGGGAAAAATCCTTGGTTTTAGTTCGCGAAGCATGACAAAATTaaaggaaagggaaaggaaaaaatCCTTGCATAAACAGGCAGAGTAAGATTCCTCggaatgaatatttttaatggtACAGAAAACTTCATGCCTAATCTGTCACATACATCCCAAAAGTTTAAaatgaatgttaaaaataaatatgcttcAAAATTTTGCACTGAATTGTgcaaacaaaacaataacataACTAACCCCGGGAGCATAATCCAAGTAAAATCATGAACTTCATGCAGCATTTTGGGATGCTGCAAGCCTCTTTTTAGCCTCCTCAATGATAGACAACTTAATACCCTTGCCCTTGGGAAGAGAAACCCATGGTTTGGTGCCCTTTCCAATGGTGAACACATTGCCCAGGCGGGTGGCGAACTCATGGCCAGTGGCATCTTGAACATGAATTGTCTCAAAGCTTCCCTTATGCTTCTCCCTGTTCTTGATTACTCCAACTCGGCCTCTGTTCCTTCCTCCAGTGACCATTACAACATTCCCCACATCAAACTTGATGTAGTCTACTATCTTGTAATTCTCTAGGTCGAGCTTGATGGTGTCATTGGCCTTGATGAGTGGGTCTGGGTAGCGGATAGTGCGCCCATCATAGGTGTTCAGGTAAGGGATGCCTTTCTGCCCAAACTGAACAGACCGAACTTTGCAAAGCTTAAACTGCACaagcattacaaaaaaataacaacgaaTTCAGAACCTACCATGATACCATTCTCAGACATGAAACTAAATACAACACATCTActcatcaaaaaacaaaaattatcagaATTGCAGCAACAAAACCACAGAGCCAAGAGTATCACAAACCTTGGCCTCATCTTCTCTGAGGGAGTGGAGACGGAAGCGGCCTTTGGTGTCATAGAGGAGTCGGAAGCTCTCATTTGTCTTTGGGATTGATACAACATCTATAACAGAGATCGAAACTAAATGAACAGCCCATATGAAGATTGCAAAATTCGagggagaaaaacaaaaaagaaaggatcTTATAAACAAAAAAGGGCAGAAAGCTCATCACACATAGTGACCACTTCCAAACAAGTATAACGGAAAGATGGCAGGCAAAGGCTCTTATAACCTACCTAATGTTCACTTGCCAACAAGCATTTTCTGCATTGCATTCTCAGGGCCACAATTTATTAATCATATCATGCCAGCCAACAGATAAAAAATCAGAATAACAGCAAGTTCATCCATTGCTCTAATTGTGATTAGAACTTCTTGCTACCCATGTAGAACTAACACCAAGTCATTGAAAACACAAACTCCAAATCCCATTTAGAAGATccgcataaaaaaaatcataaaagttgTAGGAGTAAAGAGAGAATATTTGCACATACCCATGAAACCAGACGGGTAAGTTTTATCTGTCCTGACCTTGCCATCAACAAAGACATGTCTCTGCATCAAAATGGCAATTACTTCACGGTATGTGAGAGCATACTTTAGCCTGTTTCGCAGAATAAGAATGAGAGGCAAGCATTCTCTAGACTTATGGGGTCCAGAAGATGGCTTGGGTGCCTGCAAAAACAAGAAACCATCGAGTCACACACAAACACACCAAGGAAGAGGGCAGGGCAGGGTTAAAGATTAAAGATTTTGGTAACATACAAATGCACCACCAAGTTTGTCAAGCATCCAATGTTTAGGGGCATTGAGCCTCTTCAAGTGCTTCTTCAATCCTCTAGCCTGTCATGCGTCACAAAACCAAGCACAATCATACCAAAAACACATAGACCGGGACTTTGGAAAACACAAACAAGTTCTAATAGTGTTAAAGCTAACCATTTTGCTTCGCTGAGCTCTGCCGCGGCTTCCAACACTCTGGTCTGGACTGGTTTAAAGCGACgcaaaaaccctataaattctATGAATGGGGTTCTTATTGGATCCCATGTTTATCCGGGTCAGATTATAACTGTTATTGGGCCCATTATTCCTTGGACTCTTGTTTGAGCCCGACTATTTTCCTTTGGCAAGTGTCAAAACGACAAAACAGAAATTCCTCAAATCCCAAAACAGCAATCCTAGAACATTTCTCCTTAATTgccatattaaaattaaattaaaataaaataataaaataaaagtcatcAGTAAGTACTCTTCTCGAGCAAAATCATTGAATTTGTTATGGGAGGTAATATGGTTTTTTCTTCGGGATTCGTTTGTTATtgtcaaattaatcaaaaagaaatatgttttattttttatttttttagcacattaaaatgatttaattattcttaaaaaaaaaaattttgctaGCTTTTAGGGGATTTTtagtctttttcattttcaaagcaCTACAGAATGACTATATtattcttaaaagcaaaaaaattaacttgcatccaaagatatttttgtatttttatccatgtttttttataatagatttGACTGAGGGACACTTTAGTATTTTAACaaacattaaatataattttttaaaaaaagaaacaagtgaGGTATCATCCTGTAGCAAACATTAGCTTCCATGACCATATTGGAAGCATCGTAGCGCCTTCTTCCATGTGAGGAGGTGCGTATAGTGGTTTAGGAGACTGTGTATCGTTGgcggtcttttttttttttctctcatcccCCGAGATTCATGCTGACCATTCAAGATTTCAGGATTGTCCTCTCAATTACTTTCTATTTAaactttggttcttatttttttatatatattttttattctcaatacttttatcaaatatcaacttgttttaattttataattgaatccGTAATTGCATtcgttatgttttaaaatttgaattttaaatctcattttttttattttgatttcttgtgTAACGTCTACATCCTTaagaaaaaatgcattttaatCCCTAAACAAACATCCCTACAATTAAAAAATGGGGTGCTATCATCATCTAATAGGTGgcctagtggtaagagtttaggactaaggggtttgctccccctgtggtctcaggttcgagctttgtggttgctaatatgataactactagaggcttacatgattgttaactttagggcccgtgaaTTAGTCAatgtgcgcgcaagctggcacggacacccacgttaataaaaaaaattagggcgCTACAATATGATGGATGTCTATTATGGTTGCTGATGAGTTATGGATGGTTCATCGTGTTCGTAAGTTGGTGATTTCTAGTGTTTGTAGATGCCTTAAGGTCGAATTAGATACCTCGAGTATTGTTCGATTCATGATTAGCATAGAACCGGCCATTATCATTTTCATTGCACCTTGATTTAAGATATTCGAAGTTTACCTTGGTGATAGCCGAGTCTTGAGAATGGCATTCAAGGATTTTTAATAGGATTTAGCTATTGTTTAAGTTTTTATCCTAGCTTTTGTAACAACAAGaacaacattaataataataatctaagaTTTCTATCTTACAAATATTTTAAGGTTTCATTCATGATTGGATTATGAACATATGTGGTATTCATATGAACATATATATAGAGATTTATCAAGCATATAGAGAAGGGgagaagttttgttttttgcagAAGAGTGTGGGAATGTCGGATGAATGAGGTCAAAGGAAGATATTGGGAGAATATGAGACTTTCAGAGGGAGagtatatgttataatttaatgtatttatttgtatttttcatcacATATTTATCAATATCCATTAATcgatgttagagaataatataaatcatatcttggagcCTCACCTAAATGCTTAAGCTATTggggtttaattgattttttgacatgctatcagagttttgataactaagcggtcacgagttcgaatctcatcatccctatttatttgataaaaattaaacacaaggtaatgtgagattgtgcaagtttcaagcgcaaagggctttcacttgagagggtgtgttagagaataatataaatcatatcttgtggtctcacctaaaagtttaagctattagggttgaattgattctttgacaATCAATGTGTTATGAATTTACAAATCTTAACTATCATTCATCTTGTTTAATTTACAAGTCAGGTTGGAGAGACAATTGAAAGCAAATGGACCAcacattatttttctagctttttAGGTAAAGTGCAACcagaatttcattaaatttttttttaaaaatcaatgtttttagttcgttttaatatgctgatgtcaaaaataaattttaaaaattaaaaaaaaattattttgatgtatttctatgcgaaaaacacttttaaaaactatCATTATCACTATCACAAACATTACATTTCCCCTATCTATCTTTACTCAAATTAATAGTAATATGATCCATCAATTTAGCAAAATCTAAACTTATTAATCCTAAAATCAATAACTTGAgtttcttcatatatatatatatatatatatatatatatatatatatatatatatatatatatatatatacacgaattatttttttaaaagaaaaaaaatctaaccacCAATTTATTCTGAAAAGAAGACTTTAACTATTGAAATCCAAACCAACATCATGAATCATGTTAGGAGAGTAATCCATGGTATGCCTTTACGCATACAAAtatagattttaatttaatttctctttattttctcgACGATAATAATATACATGAATTAACCtgtatattaattaagattaaatatcttttcaaaCGATACTAGCTAAATATATAACAATCcagtgtataaaaaaaaaagaatataatgagATTCTCAAAATATTGATCCTAAAATTCACGTCCTAAAACAATAAAACGACGTCAAATCCTTGAGATCTGTTTTCTCTTTATTGTCCAGCTCTCCGTCATGCACGCATGATATCCTGCTGCAAGTCCAGCAACTCCCCCACTTGTTGCTGGCAAGTTGCACAGCAAGAGATAACCTCAACGACAACTTGCatgaaattaattcttttttaacacAAGAGCAAGAGCAACCGCCCTGCCCCAACACGTACCTGCTAGGTAGGTTTTAATCTGCCCGTTGCCCGAAAACCTTGCACCAGGGTTTGCCCTAGAAGAGCTCAGAAC
It encodes:
- the LOC7457756 gene encoding 40S ribosomal protein S4-1 codes for the protein MARGLKKHLKRLNAPKHWMLDKLGGAFAPKPSSGPHKSRECLPLILILRNRLKYALTYREVIAILMQRHVFVDGKVRTDKTYPSGFMDVVSIPKTNESFRLLYDTKGRFRLHSLREDEAKFKLCKVRSVQFGQKGIPYLNTYDGRTIRYPDPLIKANDTIKLDLENYKIVDYIKFDVGNVVMVTGGRNRGRVGVIKNREKHKGSFETIHVQDATGHEFATRLGNVFTIGKGTKPWVSLPKGKGIKLSIIEEAKKRLAASQNAA